The following proteins are co-located in the Chiroxiphia lanceolata isolate bChiLan1 chromosome 7, bChiLan1.pri, whole genome shotgun sequence genome:
- the PCBP3 gene encoding poly(rC)-binding protein 3 isoform X11, giving the protein MESKVSEGGLNVTLTIRLLMHGKEVGSIIGKKGETVKKMREESGARINISEGNCPERIVTITGPTDAIFKAFAMIAYKFEEDITNSMSNSTATSKPPVTLRLVVPASQCGSLIGKGGSKIKEIRESTGAQVQVAGDMLPNSTERAVTISGTPDAIIQCVKQICVVMLEAYTIQGQYAIPHPDLTKLHQLAMQQTPFTPLGQTTPAFPGEKLPLHSSEEAQNLMGQSSGLDASPPASTHELTIPNDLIGCIIGRQGTKINEIRQMSGAQIKIANATEGSSERQITITGTPANISLAQYLINARLTSEVTGMGAL; this is encoded by the exons ATGGAGTCCAAGGTCTCCGAAGGCGGCCTGAACGTCACCCTCACCATCCGACTGCTGATGCACGGCAAG GAAGTCGGAAGCATTATTGGGAAG AAAGGAGAGACCGTGAAGAAGATGCGTGAGGAG aGTGGGGCAAGGATCAACATCTCGGAGGGAAACTGTCCTGAGCGGATTGTGACCATCACTGGCCCCACCGATGCCATATTCAAGGCTTTTGCCATGATCGCCTACAAATTCGAGGAG GACATAACCAACTCCATGAGCAACAGCACCGCTACTAGCAAACCTCCAGTGACACTGAGACTGGTCGTGCCAGCGAGTCAGTGTGGCTCGCTGATTGGCAAGGGAGGCTCCAAGATCAAGGAGATCAGAGAG TCAACAGGTGCTCAGGTTCAAGTGGCGGGGGACATGCTGCCCAACTCTACGGAGCGAGCGGTGACAATCTCGGGGACACCTGACGCAATTATCCAGTGTGTCAAACAGATCTGTGTGGTGATGCTGGAG gcCTATACAATTCAGGGACAATACGCTATTCCACACCCGGAT TTGACCAAGCTCCACCAGTTGGCTATGCAGCAAACCCCCTTTACTCCCCTTGGACAGACCACCCCCGCTTTCCCTG GAGAAAAGCTGCCCTTACATTCCTCCGAAGAAGCTCAAAATCTGATGGGCCAGTCATCAG GTTTGGATGCCAGTCCCCCGGCCAGTACTCATGAACTCACCATTCCCAATGAT ctAATAGGCTGCATAATCGGACGCCAAGGGACCAAAATCAATGAAATTCGGCAGATGTCAGGAGCGCAGATTAAAATCGCCAATGCCACGGAAGGGTCATCGGAGCGCCAAATTACCATCACAGGAACCCCTGCAAACATCAGCCTTGCGCAGTACCTCATCAAcgccag GCTGACGTCTGAGGTCACTGGAATGGGCGCACTCTAA